A portion of the Liberibacter crescens BT-1 genome contains these proteins:
- a CDS encoding 5-formyltetrahydrofolate cyclo-ligase has translation MTPKEYKAALRKERLIIRDVLSSEEHREKSVAIAVHGEKSIKFNSGEVIAAFHPIRSEVNVILLVEKLRQKGAVLCLPVINRNSLIFRQYNEGAILIGTGFGTRGPKSNAPILNPKIILMPLAAFDSKGNRIGYGAGYYDTTVAEVRYKGQDPYLIGIAFDVQEVSFVPAEPTDIRLHAVLTESGLKYFH, from the coding sequence ATGACCCCAAAAGAATATAAGGCTGCATTACGAAAAGAAAGGCTTATAATCCGTGATGTACTTTCTTCTGAAGAACATCGAGAGAAGAGTGTTGCTATAGCAGTTCATGGGGAAAAAAGCATAAAATTTAACTCTGGAGAAGTTATTGCAGCATTCCATCCGATCCGCTCTGAAGTCAACGTAATCCTGCTGGTTGAAAAACTAAGACAAAAAGGTGCTGTATTATGCTTACCTGTTATTAATAGAAATAGCCTCATTTTTCGACAATACAACGAAGGAGCAATCCTCATCGGTACTGGTTTTGGAACACGAGGCCCAAAATCAAATGCCCCAATACTGAATCCAAAAATTATACTTATGCCACTTGCTGCTTTTGATTCTAAAGGGAACCGTATAGGATACGGTGCCGGATATTATGACACTACTGTTGCTGAAGTACGTTATAAAGGTCAAGATCCATATCTAATAGGGATTGCCTTTGATGTACAGGAAGTCTCTTTTGTTCCAGCTGAACCCACTGATATCCGTCTCCATGCCGTACTGACGGAGAGCGGTCTTA